A stretch of the Nitrospirota bacterium genome encodes the following:
- a CDS encoding aminotransferase class I/II-fold pyridoxal phosphate-dependent enzyme: protein MRKYVMEASPLGPSRKVKAAIRKAVKDINMQPEEGWARLERLFLSKFGIGKESLLFANSLKELLFAICRSLRPRRILIIGPALNIYREAAQAAGAVIESLCGKEEGFFLPDMCALVEKAEGSDLVFIANPNRISGKVMSDAVLKQLLAALALKDCVTVIDEALMEFVEEEGFIRRAGQNGRIIVLRTTAYYFGLPGLELACAVSAPKAIASLRRQLQSDPSIPAMEAARTALKDRTYRRVMDKFMKEEKLLLRKAISRMPGMVMFDSDTNIVLLKAVNLAVEIARKAAGAGLAVDPCSDCDGLNDAFLRISVMKHDHNRKLIKLLNGISLEDAEKKSGAA, encoded by the coding sequence TTGAGGAAATATGTTATGGAAGCGTCTCCGCTTGGGCCTTCGCGAAAGGTGAAGGCAGCTATCCGCAAAGCCGTCAAGGACATTAATATGCAGCCAGAGGAAGGGTGGGCGCGTCTTGAGCGGCTGTTTCTTTCAAAATTTGGAATTGGCAAAGAAAGTCTTCTCTTTGCCAATTCACTGAAAGAGCTTTTGTTTGCCATCTGCCGGAGTCTCAGGCCAAGGAGAATACTGATTATTGGTCCTGCATTAAACATCTACCGGGAGGCTGCCCAGGCTGCCGGTGCGGTTATTGAATCTCTGTGTGGCAAGGAAGAGGGCTTCTTTCTTCCTGATATGTGCGCCCTTGTCGAAAAGGCCGAGGGCTCAGACCTCGTCTTTATCGCAAACCCCAACAGGATCAGCGGCAAAGTTATGTCCGACGCAGTGTTGAAGCAGCTGCTCGCAGCTCTTGCCCTGAAGGACTGTGTTACGGTAATTGATGAAGCGCTTATGGAGTTTGTAGAGGAAGAGGGTTTTATCCGGAGAGCCGGACAGAACGGCCGTATTATTGTTCTCAGGACTACAGCCTATTACTTTGGTCTGCCTGGGCTTGAGCTTGCCTGTGCAGTGTCAGCTCCGAAGGCGATTGCGTCCCTGAGGCGGCAGTTGCAGAGTGATCCGAGCATCCCTGCGATGGAGGCAGCACGCACGGCACTCAAGGACAGGACGTACAGAAGAGTAATGGACAAATTTATGAAAGAAGAGAAACTGCTCTTAAGAAAAGCGATCAGCAGAATGCCCGGAATGGTTATGTTTGATTCTGATACCAATATCGTTCTTCTGAAGGCTGTTAATCTTGCTGTTGAGATTGCCCGTAAGGCAGCTGGGGCGGGGCTTGCCGTTGACCCCTGTTCTGATTGTGACGGACTTAATGATGCATTTCTCAGAATCTCGGTGATGAAGCATGATCATAACCGTAAACTTATCAAGCTGCTCAATGGGATCAGTCTGGAAGATGCAGAGAAGAAGAGCGGCGCTGCTTAA
- a CDS encoding HD domain-containing protein, giving the protein MIIKTKIIAVIAFTIIITVGITTAVVLRMQNTKMIESKVDDTIFLGDIIERTIAHDMKLGNTQEVQKILENIGKNKEIVHVRILSPAGTILKSTNMSEIGAKSPDYMKIATHEIHQKPVVQNNSTISYFRNIANRQECFACHDSREMIIGVIQVKLDVSRNFSTMLSIKRMLVFSNIIIVIVISVVLSLLFSRFVMTPLKNLLTTIQEVEGGNWNATVQGSSKDELGTIGTAFNRMIDEMNKLYKKNLSKERELSRIRMDLEHKNKVEDLNSQLEFRLKELETANKAITSLSKEVKGKNKELEKVVERLKKMNEVGRILTSIVETEEVMKIITRTTADLFNTERAILHIRNANQPPLIIQYRRGLGTESIVDVPLEYQAYYTEVMAQGKPILLQHGNDPLSKIGVPLKMKGEIIGTMILEMKQNGSAFSDEDMEILTTLSNQAIVSMENAWLYESVKRNYFATIQSLVNALEASDLYSKGHSERVKLLALELGRFIGLDYKELEILEHASILHDIGKIGIESFILQKQGKLTSKEYSLIKSHPLIGEEILSPIDTLEGVRQTIIQHHERYDGAGYPYGLRGEELSLKARILSVVDTFDAMMSERSYRKALSIYQVKEELFLNAGKQFDPYVVESFIEMINLRGESLLSASGYTKIHSIS; this is encoded by the coding sequence ATGATTATCAAAACCAAGATTATTGCGGTAATAGCCTTCACCATCATCATTACGGTCGGCATCACGACAGCTGTCGTTCTCAGAATGCAGAACACCAAGATGATCGAATCAAAGGTCGATGACACCATTTTTTTAGGTGATATCATCGAGCGCACCATAGCTCACGACATGAAATTGGGTAACACCCAGGAAGTCCAGAAGATCCTCGAAAATATCGGAAAGAATAAGGAAATCGTGCATGTCAGGATACTTTCGCCTGCCGGCACAATCCTGAAATCTACCAACATGTCGGAGATTGGCGCCAAATCCCCCGATTATATGAAGATTGCGACACATGAAATACACCAGAAGCCGGTTGTCCAGAACAACAGCACGATCAGCTATTTCCGTAACATTGCAAACAGACAGGAATGCTTTGCTTGTCATGACAGCAGGGAAATGATTATCGGTGTCATCCAGGTAAAGCTTGACGTATCGAGGAATTTCTCAACAATGCTGTCCATCAAAAGAATGCTCGTCTTTTCGAACATCATTATTGTAATCGTGATATCGGTTGTTCTGAGCCTGCTCTTCTCTCGTTTCGTGATGACGCCGCTTAAGAACCTCCTCACCACGATTCAGGAAGTTGAGGGAGGCAATTGGAACGCCACCGTTCAGGGATCAAGCAAAGATGAGCTTGGCACCATCGGTACTGCCTTTAACAGGATGATCGATGAGATGAACAAACTGTATAAAAAAAATCTCTCCAAAGAACGGGAGCTTTCCAGAATCAGGATGGATCTCGAGCATAAGAACAAGGTCGAGGACCTCAACTCCCAGCTTGAGTTCAGACTTAAGGAACTCGAGACGGCAAACAAAGCTATCACCTCGCTGTCAAAAGAAGTTAAGGGAAAGAACAAGGAACTTGAAAAGGTCGTCGAGCGCCTCAAAAAAATGAACGAGGTCGGCAGGATTCTGACCTCCATTGTCGAAACTGAGGAGGTCATGAAGATCATCACCAGGACCACCGCTGACCTCTTCAACACGGAACGGGCCATTCTTCACATCCGCAACGCAAATCAGCCTCCCCTCATTATTCAGTACAGGAGGGGACTTGGCACAGAGAGCATCGTAGATGTGCCTCTGGAATATCAGGCTTATTACACCGAAGTTATGGCTCAGGGCAAGCCAATCCTGCTTCAGCATGGCAATGACCCTTTGTCAAAAATAGGGGTGCCGCTTAAGATGAAAGGGGAGATTATAGGGACAATGATCCTCGAAATGAAGCAGAATGGATCAGCCTTTTCTGACGAGGACATGGAAATCCTGACAACCCTTTCAAACCAGGCGATCGTTTCGATGGAAAATGCCTGGCTTTATGAAAGTGTGAAAAGAAACTATTTTGCCACTATTCAGTCTTTGGTCAATGCCCTCGAGGCAAGCGATCTTTACTCAAAGGGGCATTCAGAAAGAGTCAAGCTCCTTGCCCTTGAACTCGGCAGGTTCATCGGCCTTGATTATAAAGAGCTTGAGATCCTCGAGCATGCATCCATTCTGCACGACATCGGCAAGATCGGTATCGAGAGTTTCATCCTGCAGAAGCAGGGCAAACTCACGTCAAAAGAATACAGTTTGATCAAATCTCATCCGCTCATCGGAGAAGAGATCCTGAGCCCGATCGACACCCTCGAAGGAGTAAGGCAGACTATCATCCAGCACCACGAGCGCTATGACGGCGCGGGTTATCCTTATGGGCTAAGAGGAGAGGAACTATCGCTTAAGGCACGGATTCTTTCTGTGGTTGATACTTTTGATGCCATGATGTCGGAGCGGTCTTACCGGAAAGCCCTCTCGATCTATCAGGTCAAGGAGGAGCTCTTCCTCAACGCAGGTAAACAATTTGATCCCTATGTGGTTGAGTCTTTTATCGAAATGATCAATCTCAGGGGAGAGTCGCTGCTCAGTGCATCCGGTTACACCAAAATACACAGCATCTCGTAG
- the der gene encoding ribosome biogenesis GTPase Der has protein sequence MRKPFVVIVGRPNVGKSTLFNRMTGTHSAIVEDIPGVTRDRNYLDAEWEGKSYMLVDTGGFYIDPPEDIFAQAKEQALFAIEEGDIILHLLDGKDGLTPADMELARLIRTSGKKVIWLVNKIDAPVRDERFYDFYAIGADDLYPVSAATGYGYDDFMDILGALLPEYHEEKTEYPKIAVVGRPNVGKSTLVNALTGKKRMVVSDVAGTTRDSIDSPCTFHGKKYMIIDTAGLRKKGKVGYSLERFSMVRAVRSIERCDVALVVLDMSVGITEQDQKIAGIVKDYNKGVVFLLNKWDLVTNPEETFKNVLPELYRKVWFAEYAPAITISGVSKKRITKVFPVIDVIIEERRKRITTGELNRFFREIIATISLPMYKGKEVKMYYMTQVGIEPPAFVVFSNYRNAVMDSHLRYIERKLREYFGFGGTPIKIHVRPKKRDA, from the coding sequence ATGAGAAAACCTTTTGTTGTGATTGTAGGCAGGCCAAACGTCGGGAAGTCCACCCTCTTTAACCGGATGACCGGAACACATTCAGCAATTGTTGAAGACATCCCCGGTGTTACACGGGACCGGAACTACCTTGACGCAGAGTGGGAAGGCAAAAGCTATATGCTGGTCGATACCGGAGGTTTTTATATCGACCCGCCTGAGGACATCTTTGCCCAGGCCAAGGAGCAGGCTCTCTTTGCCATTGAGGAGGGCGACATTATCCTTCACCTCCTTGACGGCAAGGATGGCCTCACACCTGCTGACATGGAACTGGCCCGCCTTATCCGCACCTCGGGCAAGAAAGTCATCTGGCTGGTAAACAAGATCGATGCACCGGTAAGGGACGAAAGGTTCTATGATTTTTATGCCATCGGCGCGGATGACCTTTATCCCGTTTCTGCAGCCACCGGATACGGGTATGACGACTTCATGGACATCCTGGGTGCGTTGCTTCCGGAATACCATGAAGAAAAAACCGAATATCCCAAGATAGCGGTTGTCGGAAGGCCGAATGTCGGCAAGTCGACACTGGTCAATGCTCTAACGGGCAAGAAGCGTATGGTCGTGAGTGACGTGGCAGGGACTACAAGGGATTCTATTGACAGCCCCTGTACCTTCCACGGCAAGAAGTATATGATCATCGACACGGCAGGGCTCAGGAAAAAAGGCAAGGTCGGGTACTCGCTTGAGCGGTTCTCCATGGTGCGGGCGGTCAGGAGCATTGAACGCTGCGATGTTGCGCTCGTTGTTCTGGACATGAGTGTCGGAATTACCGAGCAGGACCAGAAGATCGCCGGCATCGTCAAGGACTACAATAAGGGTGTCGTATTCCTCCTCAACAAATGGGACCTTGTGACTAATCCTGAGGAGACCTTTAAAAACGTTCTGCCTGAACTGTACCGGAAGGTCTGGTTCGCTGAATATGCGCCGGCGATCACCATATCCGGAGTCTCTAAAAAAAGGATTACCAAGGTTTTTCCGGTGATCGATGTTATCATCGAAGAACGACGGAAGCGAATCACAACAGGAGAACTGAACAGGTTTTTCCGCGAGATCATTGCAACAATTTCACTTCCTATGTATAAGGGCAAGGAAGTAAAGATGTACTATATGACCCAGGTGGGTATCGAGCCTCCGGCATTTGTTGTTTTCTCGAATTACCGAAACGCGGTGATGGACTCTCACCTCAGATATATCGAGAGGAAGCTGCGGGAGTATTTCGGCTTCGGGGGAACGCCGATCAAGATCCATGTGAGGCCAAAAAAGAGAGATGCCTGA
- a CDS encoding YihY/virulence factor BrkB family protein has product MVRVIGRSVLDFFRDNGLMLAGSMSYFTMMALVPLCLFLVTVFGYFLGQYPDFYNFFIAKLAGFFPAVTQNITDDLTKIISYKGLGKFSLFLYGVLSFQVFASMEAALNTIFKVKKRRHFVVSVIVSLVVVTLIIALLTASFAAASLIPLLKTLGSDFSGIRIGKITKFLLQFVLPFVLVLFSIMLLYVVVPKTRVALSSALRGAFFATVMLEIAKHAFTWYVINVAHFGKIYGPLTAFVMFLLWMFYSSGIFLIGAEIVHNLGSQKQIRSVK; this is encoded by the coding sequence ATGGTCAGGGTTATTGGCAGAAGCGTCCTCGATTTTTTCAGGGACAACGGCTTGATGCTCGCCGGTTCGATGTCCTATTTTACCATGATGGCGCTGGTGCCCCTCTGTCTTTTCCTGGTAACGGTATTCGGTTATTTCCTTGGACAATATCCTGATTTTTATAATTTCTTTATTGCAAAACTGGCAGGTTTTTTTCCTGCGGTGACACAGAATATTACCGATGATCTCACGAAGATCATCTCCTACAAAGGACTTGGAAAGTTCAGCCTTTTCCTTTACGGGGTCCTTTCTTTCCAGGTCTTTGCTTCTATGGAAGCAGCGCTGAATACCATTTTTAAGGTTAAGAAAAGAAGGCATTTTGTCGTCTCCGTAATTGTCTCTCTTGTCGTCGTGACGTTGATCATCGCGCTGCTGACCGCTTCCTTTGCAGCAGCCTCGCTTATACCGCTTTTAAAGACCCTCGGATCGGATTTTTCCGGTATCAGGATCGGCAAGATCACAAAGTTTCTTCTGCAGTTCGTTCTTCCTTTTGTGCTTGTTCTGTTTTCGATCATGCTTCTCTATGTTGTCGTGCCGAAGACGCGCGTTGCACTCTCTTCGGCGTTGAGGGGCGCTTTCTTTGCAACCGTCATGCTGGAGATTGCAAAGCATGCCTTTACGTGGTATGTGATCAACGTAGCGCATTTCGGGAAGATCTATGGCCCGCTGACCGCATTTGTCATGTTCCTGCTCTGGATGTTCTATTCCTCCGGCATCTTTTTAATCGGCGCCGAAATAGTGCATAATTTGGGGAGTCAAAAGCAGATAAGGAGCGTCAAATGA